A stretch of Perognathus longimembris pacificus isolate PPM17 chromosome 1, ASM2315922v1, whole genome shotgun sequence DNA encodes these proteins:
- the Aqp2 gene encoding aquaporin-2 — protein MWELRSIAFSRAVFAEFLATLLFVFFGLGSALNWTQAQPSVLQIAMAFGLGIGTLVQALGHVSGAHINPAVTVACLVGCHVSFLRAIFYVAAQLLGAVAGAALLHEITPAEIRGNLAVNALNNNATAGQAVTVELFLTLQLVLCIFASTDERRGDCLGSPALSIGFSVTLGHLLGIYYTGCSMNPARSLAPAVVVGKFDDHWVFWIGPLVGAILGSLIYNYVLFPSAKSLSERLAVLKGLEPDTDWEEREVRRRQSVELHSPQSLPRGSKA, from the exons ATGTGGGAGCTCCGCTCCATAGCTTTCTCCAGGGCTGTGTTCGCAGAGTTCCTGGCCACTCTCCTCTTCGTCTTCTTTGGCCTGGGCTCAGCTCTCAACTGGACTCAGGCCCAGCCCTCTGTGCTACAGATCGCCATGGCCTTTGGTTTGGGCATTGGCACCTTGGTGCAAGCTCTGGGCCATGTCAGCGGGGCCCATATCAACCCCGCCGTGACGGTGGCCTGCCTGGTGGGCTGCCATGTTTCCTTCCTTCGAGCCATCTTTTATGTGGCTGCCCAGCTGCTGGGGGCTGTGGCCGGGGCTGCTCTGCTCCATGAGATCACTCCAGCAGAAATCAGAGGGAATCTGGCCGTCAATGCC CTCAACAACAATGCAACCGCTGGCCAGGCCGTGACGGTGGAGCTCTTCCTGACCCTGCAGCTGGTCCTCTGCATCTTTGCCTCCACTGATGAGCGCCGTGGGGACTGCCTGGGCAGCCCTGCCCTCTCCATTGGTTTCTCTGTGACTCTGGGCCACCTTCTTGGG ATCTACTACACTGGTTGCTCCATGAATCCTGCCCGGTCCCTGGCTCCAGCCGTCGTCGTTGGCAAGTTTGATGATCACTGG gtCTTTTGGATCGGACCCCTGGTCGGCGCCATCCTGGGCTCCCTCATCTACAACTACGTGCTGTTCCCGTCGGCGAAGAGCCTGTCGGAGCGCCTGGCGGTGCTGAAGGGCCTGGAGCCCGACACCGACTGGGAGGAGCGCGAGGTGCGGCGGCGGCAGTCCGTGGAGCTGCACTCCCCGCAGAGTCTGCCGCGGGGCAGCAAGGCCTGA